A region of Mustela lutreola isolate mMusLut2 chromosome 17, mMusLut2.pri, whole genome shotgun sequence DNA encodes the following proteins:
- the GUSB gene encoding beta-glucuronidase isoform X2, producing the protein MDPGPGHEGGAEDWQCPLLCHCGLVDYQIFVQGSEHFQLEVRLLDQEGKVVAQGTGCRGQLQVPNAHLWWPYLMHEHPAYLYSLEVRVTTQTAAGPVSDFYTLPVGIRTVEVTERQFLINGKPFYFHGVNKHEDADIRGRGFDWALLVKDFNLLRWLGANAFRTSHYPYAEEVLQLCDRYGIVVIDESPGVGIVLAQSYGNRSLQHHLEVMGELVRRDKNHPAVVMWSVANEPASFLPPAGYYFKTLIAHTKALDPSRPVTFVTNSNYEADLGAPYVDVICVNSYYSWYHDYGHLEVIPLQLATQFENWYRTYQKPIIQSEYGAGAIPGFHQDPPVMFSEEYQKALLQQYHMVLDEKRKNYVVGELIWNFADFMTDQAPQRVMGNKKGIFTRQRQPKAAAFLLRERYWQLANDTRRPPAAGGAQCLESGLFHV; encoded by the exons ATGGACCCAGGACCTGGGCACGAGGGTGGTGCTGAGGATTGGCAGTGCCCACTACTATGCCATTGTG GGCTGGTGGATTACCAGATTTTCGTGCAGGGCAGTGAACACTTCCAGTTGGAAGTGCGTCTTCTGGACCAGGAAGGCAAAGTCGTGGCCCAGGGGACAGGGTGCCGCGGTCAGCTGCAGGTTCCCAATGCCCACCTCTGGTGGCCCTACCTGATGCATGAGCACCCCGCCTACCTGTACTCTTTGGAG GTGAGGGTGACCACGCAGACGGCAGCTGGGCCTGTGTCTGACTTCTACACTCTCCCCGTGGGGATTCGCACTGTCGAGGTCACAGAGCGCCAGTTCCTCATCAACGGGAAACCTTTCTATTTCCATGGCGTCAACAAACACGAGGATGCAGAT ATCCGGGGAAGGGGCTTTGACTGGGCCCTGCTGGTGAAGGACTTCAACCTGCTGCGCTGGCTCGGGGCCAACGCCTTCCGCACCAGCCACTACCCCTACGCCGAGGAGGTGCTGCAGCTCTGCGACCGCTACGGGATCGTGGTCATCGACGAGAGCCCGGGCGTGGGCATCGTGCTGGC CCAGAGCTACGGGAACCGGTCTCTGCAGCACCACCTGGAGGTGATGGGGGAGCTGGTGCGCAGGGACAAGAACCACCCCGCGGTGGTCATGTGGTCCGTGGCCAACGAGCCCGCCTCCTTCCTGCCGCCCGCCGGTTACTACTTCAA GACGCTGATTGCTCACACCAAAGCCTTGGACCCCTCCCGGCCCGTGACCTTTGTGACCAACTCCAACTATGAAGCAGACCTGGGG GCGCCGTATGTGGACGTCATCTGTGTGAATAGCTACTACTCTTGGTATCATGACTACGGGCACTTGGAGGTGATTCCGCTGCAGCTGGCCACGCAGTTTGAGAACTGGTACAGGACTTACCAGAAACCCATAATCCAGAGCGAGTACGGAGCTGGGGCCATCCCAGGGTTTCACCAG GATCCACCTGTGATGTTCAGTGAGGAGTACCAGAAGGCTCTGCTGCAGCAGTACCACATGGTTCTGGATGAGAAACGCAAAAACTACGTGGTTGGAGAGCTCATCTGGAATTTTGCCGACTTTATGACTGACCAGG CCCCGCAGCGAGTGATGGGGAACAAAAAGGGGATCTTCACCCGCCAGAGGCAGCCCAAGGCGGCGGCGTTCCTGCTGCGGGAGCGGTACTGGCAGCTCGCCAACGACACGCGGCGCCCCCCGGCCGCCGGCGGCGCGCAGTGCCTGGAGAGCGGCCTGTTCCACGTCTGA
- the GUSB gene encoding beta-glucuronidase isoform X1, with protein MVRAPRGSAFPGGPSGLALLRPLQPPSTKMAQAAGHVAAPRPLPAPPAPPGPSRAARSAARPQSPASERPEAGMHPAAWAALGPLLWACGLALRGGMLYPRESPSRERKELHGLWSFRADFSENRQRGFEQRWYRSPLRESGPTLDMPVPSSFNDVGQDRQLRSFVGWVWYEREVTLPQRWTQDLGTRVVLRIGSAHYYAIVWVNGVHVVEHEGGHLPFEADISKLVQSGPLSSCRITIAINNTLTPHTLPPGTILHRTDTSKYPKGYFVQNTNFDFFNYAGLHRPVLLYTTPTTYIDDITVTTSVDQGTGLVDYQIFVQGSEHFQLEVRLLDQEGKVVAQGTGCRGQLQVPNAHLWWPYLMHEHPAYLYSLEVRVTTQTAAGPVSDFYTLPVGIRTVEVTERQFLINGKPFYFHGVNKHEDADIRGRGFDWALLVKDFNLLRWLGANAFRTSHYPYAEEVLQLCDRYGIVVIDESPGVGIVLAQSYGNRSLQHHLEVMGELVRRDKNHPAVVMWSVANEPASFLPPAGYYFKTLIAHTKALDPSRPVTFVTNSNYEADLGAPYVDVICVNSYYSWYHDYGHLEVIPLQLATQFENWYRTYQKPIIQSEYGAGAIPGFHQDPPVMFSEEYQKALLQQYHMVLDEKRKNYVVGELIWNFADFMTDQAPQRVMGNKKGIFTRQRQPKAAAFLLRERYWQLANDTRRPPAAGGAQCLESGLFHV; from the exons ATGGTTCGGGCCCCGCGCGGGAGCGCATTCCCCGGGGGACCTTCCGGCCTCGCGCTCCTCCGCCCCTTGCAGCCGCCTTCCACCAAGATGGCGCAGGCGGCGGGTCACGTGGCCGCGCCCCGCCCCCTTCCggcccctcccgcccctcccggCCCCTCCCGCGCGGCTCGGAGCGCGGCGCGGCCGCAGTCGCCTGCGAGCGAGCGGCCGGAGGCAGGCATGCACCCGGCGGCCTGGGCGGCGCTCGGCCCGCTGCTCTGGGCCTGCGGGCTGGCGCTGCGGGGCGGGATGCTGTACCCGCGGGAGAGCCCGTCGCGGGAGCGCAAGGAGCTGCACGGCCTCTGGAGCTTCCGCGCCGACTTCTCCGAGAACCGGCAGCGCGGCTTCGAGCAGCGGTGGTACCGGTCGCCGCTGCGCGAG TCGGGCCCCACACTGGACATGCCGGTTCCCTCCAGCTTCAACGATGTGGGCCAGGATAGGCAGCTGCGCAGCTTTGTCGGCTGGGTGTGGTATGAGCGGGAGGTGACCCTGCCCCAGCGATGGACCCAGGACCTGGGCACGAGGGTGGTGCTGAGGATTGGCAGTGCCCACTACTATGCCATTGTG TGGGTGAATGGGGTGCATGTGGTGGAGCATGAGGGGGGGCATCTCCCCTTCGAAGCTGACATCAGCAAGCTGGTCCAGAGTGGGCCCCTGTCCTCCTGCCGCATTACCATTGCCATCAACAACACACTCACCCCCCACACGCTGCCGCCAGGGACCATCCTCCACAGGACGGATACCTCCAA GTACCCTAAGGGTTACTTTGTGCAGAACACAAACTTTGACTTCTTCAACTACGCGGGACTGCATCGGCCCGTGCTTCTCTACACTACACCTACCACCTACATCGATGACATCACCGTCACCACCAGCGTGGACCAGGGCACCG GGCTGGTGGATTACCAGATTTTCGTGCAGGGCAGTGAACACTTCCAGTTGGAAGTGCGTCTTCTGGACCAGGAAGGCAAAGTCGTGGCCCAGGGGACAGGGTGCCGCGGTCAGCTGCAGGTTCCCAATGCCCACCTCTGGTGGCCCTACCTGATGCATGAGCACCCCGCCTACCTGTACTCTTTGGAG GTGAGGGTGACCACGCAGACGGCAGCTGGGCCTGTGTCTGACTTCTACACTCTCCCCGTGGGGATTCGCACTGTCGAGGTCACAGAGCGCCAGTTCCTCATCAACGGGAAACCTTTCTATTTCCATGGCGTCAACAAACACGAGGATGCAGAT ATCCGGGGAAGGGGCTTTGACTGGGCCCTGCTGGTGAAGGACTTCAACCTGCTGCGCTGGCTCGGGGCCAACGCCTTCCGCACCAGCCACTACCCCTACGCCGAGGAGGTGCTGCAGCTCTGCGACCGCTACGGGATCGTGGTCATCGACGAGAGCCCGGGCGTGGGCATCGTGCTGGC CCAGAGCTACGGGAACCGGTCTCTGCAGCACCACCTGGAGGTGATGGGGGAGCTGGTGCGCAGGGACAAGAACCACCCCGCGGTGGTCATGTGGTCCGTGGCCAACGAGCCCGCCTCCTTCCTGCCGCCCGCCGGTTACTACTTCAA GACGCTGATTGCTCACACCAAAGCCTTGGACCCCTCCCGGCCCGTGACCTTTGTGACCAACTCCAACTATGAAGCAGACCTGGGG GCGCCGTATGTGGACGTCATCTGTGTGAATAGCTACTACTCTTGGTATCATGACTACGGGCACTTGGAGGTGATTCCGCTGCAGCTGGCCACGCAGTTTGAGAACTGGTACAGGACTTACCAGAAACCCATAATCCAGAGCGAGTACGGAGCTGGGGCCATCCCAGGGTTTCACCAG GATCCACCTGTGATGTTCAGTGAGGAGTACCAGAAGGCTCTGCTGCAGCAGTACCACATGGTTCTGGATGAGAAACGCAAAAACTACGTGGTTGGAGAGCTCATCTGGAATTTTGCCGACTTTATGACTGACCAGG CCCCGCAGCGAGTGATGGGGAACAAAAAGGGGATCTTCACCCGCCAGAGGCAGCCCAAGGCGGCGGCGTTCCTGCTGCGGGAGCGGTACTGGCAGCTCGCCAACGACACGCGGCGCCCCCCGGCCGCCGGCGGCGCGCAGTGCCTGGAGAGCGGCCTGTTCCACGTCTGA
- the ASL gene encoding argininosuccinate lyase produces MASESGKLWGGRFVGAVDPIMEKFNSSIAYDRHLWEVDVQGSKAYSRGLEKAGLLTKAEMDQILHGLDKVAEEWAQGTFKLNPNDEDIHTANERRLKELIGETAGKLHTGRSRNDQVVTDLRLWMRQNCSKLSALLWELIRTMVDRAEAERDVLFPGYTHLQRAQPIRWSHWILSHAVALTRDSERLLEVQKRVNVLPLGSGAIAGNPLGVDRELLRAELNFGAITLNSMDATSERDFVAEFLFWASLCMTHLSRMAEDLILYGTKEFSFVQLSDAYSTGSSLMPQKKNPDSLELIRSKAGRVFGRCSGLLMTLKGLPSTYNKDLQEDKEAVFEVSDTMSAVLQVATGVISTLQIHRDNMARALSPDMLATDLAYYLVRKGMPFRQAHEASGKAVFMAETKGVALNQLSLKDLQAISPLFSGDVSRVWDYGHSVEQYAALGGTARSSVDWQIGQVRALLRAQQA; encoded by the exons ATGGCTTCGGAG AGTGGGAAGCTATGGGGTGGCCGCTTTGTGGGCGCAGTGGACCCCATCATGGAGAAGTTCAACTCATCCATTGCCTACGACCGGCACCTGTGGGAGGTGGACGTGCAGGGCAGCAAGGCCTACAGCCGGGGCCTGGAGAAGGCAGGGCTCCTCACCAAGGCCGAGATGGACCAGATACTTCATGGACTGGACAAG GTGGCTGAGGAGTGGGCCCAGGGCACCTTCAAACTAAACCCCAACGATGAAGACATTCACACAGCCAACGAGCGACGTCTGAAG GAGCTCATCGGCGAAACTGCGGGGAAGCTGCACACGGGCCGAAGTCGGAATGACCAG GTAGTCACAGACCTCAGGTTGTGGATGCGGCAGAACTGCTCTAAACTCTCCGCCCTCCTGTGGGAGCTCATCAGAACGATGGTGGACCGGGCCGAGGC GGAACGCGACGTCCTCTTCCCGGGGTACACACACCTGCAAAGGGCTCAGCCCATCCGCTGGAGCCACTGGATACTGAG CCATGCCGTGGCGCTGACCAGAGACTCGGAGAGGCTGTTGGAGGTCCAGAAGCGGGTCAACGTCCTGCCCCTGGGGAG CGGGGCCATTGCAGGCAACCCTCTGGGTGTGGACCGGGAGCTGCTCCGAGCAG AACTGAACTTTGGGGCCATCACTCTCAACAGCATGGACGCCACCAGTGAGCGAGACTTCGTGG CTGAGTTCCTGTTCTGGGCTTCGCTGTGCATGACCCACCTCAGCAGGATGGCCGAGGATCTCATCCTCTACGGCACCAAGGAATTCAGCTTTGTGCAGCTCTCAGATGCCTACAG CACCGGAAGCAGCCTGATGCCCCAGAAGAAAAACCCAGACAGCCTGGAGCTAATCCGGAGCAAGGCGGGGCGCGTGTTTGGGCGG TGTTCTGGGCTCCTGATGACGCTCAAGGGGCTCCCAAGCACCTACAACAAGGACTTACAG GAGGACAAGGAAGCCGTCTTTGAAGTGTCAGACACCATGAGTGCCGTCCTGCAGGTGGCCACGGGCGTCATCTCCACGCTGCAG ATTCACCGCGACAACATGGCACGGGCTCTTAGTCCTGACATGCTGGCCACTGACCTCGCCTACTACCTGGTCCGCAAAGGG ATGCCGTTCCGCCAGGCGCACGAGGCCTCCGGGAAAGCCGTGTTCATGGCCGAGACCAAGGGGGTCGCCCTCAACCAGCTGTCGCTCAAGGATCTGCAGGCCATCAG CCCCCTGTTCTCGGGCGACGTGAGCCGCGTGTGGGACTACGGCCACAGCGTGGAGCAGTACGCGGCCCTGGGGGGCACAGCGCGCTCCAGCGTCGACTGGCAGATCGGCCAGGTGCGGGCGCTGCTGCGGGCCCAGCAGGCCTAg